In one window of Pseudochaenichthys georgianus chromosome 5, fPseGeo1.2, whole genome shotgun sequence DNA:
- the LOC117446630 gene encoding transcription factor HES-5-like: MKPAEIRFSLQHRDPDMAPTITAAMTNSQEPHTLTHKLRKPLVEKLRRERINSSIEQIKSLLGPEFLKQQPDSKLEKADILEMTVCVLRRLQQQNQDVDSAAVNQGYSRCVQEVTHFLSKEQGKTQSQRRLLNHVNKMQCSSDKNLREADFSLLSSSCIKKKSPASDSSVWRPW, from the exons ATGAAGCCAGCAGAGATCAGATTCTCTCTACAGCACAGAGATCCAGACATGGCACCTACAATCACTGCAGCAATGACCAACTCTCAGGAGCCTCACACTCTGACCCACAAG CTCAGAAAGCCTCTGGTGGAGAAGTTACGCAGAGAGCGAATCAACAGCAGCATTGAGCAGATCAAGTCTCTCCTGGGTCCAGAGTTCCTCAAACAGCAGCCAGACTCCaagctggagaaagcagacatcCTGGAGATGACAGTTTGTGTCCTGAGACGACTGCAGCAGCAGAATCAAGATGTGGACTCAGCAGCTGTCAACCAGGGCTACTCCAGGTGTGTCCAAGAGGTGACACACTTCCTGTCCAAAGAGCAGGGGAAGACTCAGTCCCAGAGAAGACTGCTGAACCACGTCAACAAGATGCAGTGTTCCTCTGATAAGAACCTGAGAGAGGCTGACTTCTCTCTGCTGAGCTCCAGCTGCATAAAAAAGAAGAGTCCAGCCAGCGACTCCTCTGTCTGGAGGCCGTGGTAG
- the LOC117446633 gene encoding transcription factor HES-5-like has product MAPTITAAMTNSQEPHTLTHKLRKPLVEKLRRERINSSIEQIKSLLGPEFLKQQPDSKLEKADILEMTVCVLRRLQQQNEKQRRLLNHVNKMQCSSHKNLREADFSLLSSTVQTSITKEKSPVNSAPWRPW; this is encoded by the exons ATGGCACCTACAATCACTGCAGCAATGACCAACTCTCAGGAGCCTCACACTCTGACCCACAAG CTCAGAAAGCCTCTGGTGGAGAAGTTACGCAGAGAGCGAATCAACAGCAGCATTGAGCAGATCAAGTCTCTCCTGGGTCCAGAGTTCCTCAAACAGCAGCCAGACTCCaagctggagaaagcagacatcCTGGAGATGACAGTTTGTGTCCTGAGACGACTGCAGCAGCAGAATGAAAAGCAGAGAAGACTGCTGAACCACGTCAACAAGATGCAGTGTTCCTCTCATAAGAACCTGAGAGAGGCTGACTTCTCTCTGCTGAGCTCCACAGTCCAGACCAGCATCACCAAAGAGAAGAGTCCAGTCAACAGCGCCCCCTGGAGGCCGTGGTAG
- the LOC117446627 gene encoding transcription factor HES-5-like gives MKPAEIRFSLQHRDPDMAPTITAAMTNSQEPHTLTHKLRKPLVEKLRRERINSSIEQIKSLLGPEFLKQQPDSKLEKADILEMTVCVLRRLQQQNQDVDSAAVNQGYSRCVQEVTHFLSKEQGKTQSQRRLLNHVNKMQCSSDKNLREADFSLLSSTVQTSITKEKSPVNSASWRPW, from the exons ATGAAGCCAGCAGAGATCAGATTCTCTCTACAGCACAGAGATCCAGACATGGCACCTACAATCACTGCAGCAATGACCAACTCTCAGGAGCCTCACACTCTGACCCACAAG CTCAGAAAGCCTCTGGTGGAGAAGTTACGCAGAGAGCGAATCAACAGCAGCATTGAGCAGATCAAGTCTCTCCTGGGTCCAGAGTTCCTCAAACAGCAGCCAGACTCCaagctggagaaagcagacatcCTGGAGATGACAGTTTGTGTCCTGAGACGACTGCAGCAGCAGAATCAAGATGTGGACTCAGCAGCTGTCAACCAGGGCTACTCCAGGTGTGTCCAAGAGGTGACACACTTCCTGTCCAAAGAGCAGGGGAAGACTCAGTCCCAGAGAAGACTGCTGAACCACGTCAACAAGATGCAGTGTTCCTCTGATAAGAACCTGAGAGAGGCTGACTTCTCTCTGCTGAGCTCCACAGTCCAGACCAGCATCACCAAAGAGAAGAGTCCAGTCAACAGTGCCTCCTGGAGGCCGTGGTAG